The nucleotide sequence TGGTGCTGAGCCCCACGATGAGGCCCACGAACGCGGCGAGGGCCGCGGCGATGCCGAGCAGCTCGGCGGGGCGCATGCGGTCCTTGCGGATGTTGGAAGTCACGGTCAGCTCGCGCTCTCGGTGGTCCGGGGGGCGTCCGCCGCGGAGGTCGCGGTGGGTGTGGAGGTGCCCCATTTCATGCTCAGGGCGGCGATGACCAGGAAGACCCCGACGATCGCCGCGTAGGCGCCCAGGAGGCCGACGGCCACGACGGGCGCGGTGAGCTGCCCCTCGCGCTGCTCGACCCCGCCGTACTGGACCACGAGGTCAGGCGGCACCAGGAGGAAGGCGACGGCGAGCACGACGGTGAGCGCACCGGCGGTGATCGCGTCGGTGGCGCCCGGCACGCGGCCGCGCGAGCGCAGGCCGGCGACGAGCTCCAGGAACCCGGTGACGACGGCCCAGACGCTGACGGCGTAGAGGAGGACGAGGACGCCCCCGTCGCGGGCCAGGAGGGCGGCGATGCCCGCCACCACGGTGATCGCACCCTGGGCGACGGCGCTCGTGCGGAGGCGCGCGGCGGGACCGCGGAGGGTCCGGGCGCCGAGGCCCGCGGTGATCAGGCCGGAGAGGATCGCGAAGACGCCGAACGCCACGAGGCCGAGTGACGGCGAGTGGTCGGTCGAGAAGGTGATGAACGCGGCGAGCGCTAGGGCGGGCAGTGCGCGCAGGAGGAGCACGGGCCAGTACGCCGCCCGGAACGTCAGCTCGTCCTCGGACACGGCAGCCTCTCTCTCCATCCGGGCCAGCCTACTCGGTGGGTTCCTGGGCGGATGCTCGGCCGGGGCCCGCGATGGCGGCCCCGGCGAGCTGGCCTAGGCTCGACACGTGACGAGTCCCCTCCCCCGTCTGGCCGCTGCGGCGGCCGGCGCGGTCGTCGGGCTCGCGGTCGTCTGCGCCGTGGGCGTGGCCTGCGGGATCGTCTACGCGAACCGGGCGTTCTGAGCCGCGGCGGTCCCGCGGCCGACGGCCCGGGATACGCGGGTCGTTTCCGCCCGATCCGCGCCCGTCCGCCGCGCACCCGCGCAACCGGCGCCCCGCAACCTGCGAGGCGCGAACCGCAACCGAGAGGCCCCGCCGTGCCCCAGCCCGAGACCGCGCCGCGGCCCGCCTCCGAGAGCGGCCGGGCCACCGGCGGGTTCATCCCCGTCGACCGCGCCGTCGTCGCCGCCCCCGAGGGCGCAGCTGAGGCCCTGGCCCGACGCGACCGGCTGGCCCTCGGCATCGACATCGGCGGCACGACGCTCAAGGCCGGGATCGTCGACGTCACCACGGGGATCCGGCTCACCGAGCGCATGACCGTGGCCAAGCCCGTCGGCGGCGAGCCCGAGGACATCGCGGACGTGATCGCCGAGATCGTGCTCGAGCTCACGCCCGACGAGGACCTGCCCGTGGGCGTCGGCGTGCCCGGCATCGTGCGGGACGGCATCGTGCGCTCCTCCGCGCACATCTCCGACCGCTGGCTCGGCATGGACGCGCGCACCGCCATCCGCGAGCGCAGCGGGATCGACGTGCTCACCGTCAACGACGCCGACGCCGCCGGGATGGCGGAGCTCGAGTACGGCGTGCTGCAGGGCCGCGGCGGCCTGGTGATCCTCACGACGCTCGGCACCGGCATCGGCACGGCGCTGCTGCACGACGGCACGCTCATCCCGAACAGCGAGCTCGGCCACGTCCACATCGACGGCGGCGACTACGAGATGCAGGCGGCC is from Clavibacter sp. A6099 and encodes:
- a CDS encoding HdeD family acid-resistance protein; the encoded protein is MEREAAVSEDELTFRAAYWPVLLLRALPALALAAFITFSTDHSPSLGLVAFGVFAILSGLITAGLGARTLRGPAARLRTSAVAQGAITVVAGIAALLARDGGVLVLLYAVSVWAVVTGFLELVAGLRSRGRVPGATDAITAGALTVVLAVAFLLVPPDLVVQYGGVEQREGQLTAPVVAVGLLGAYAAIVGVFLVIAALSMKWGTSTPTATSAADAPRTTESAS
- the ppgK gene encoding polyphosphate--glucose phosphotransferase, producing the protein MPQPETAPRPASESGRATGGFIPVDRAVVAAPEGAAEALARRDRLALGIDIGGTTLKAGIVDVTTGIRLTERMTVAKPVGGEPEDIADVIAEIVLELTPDEDLPVGVGVPGIVRDGIVRSSAHISDRWLGMDARTAIRERSGIDVLTVNDADAAGMAELEYGVLQGRGGLVILTTLGTGIGTALLHDGTLIPNSELGHVHIDGGDYEMQAAFSAVRREGLTFEAWAARLERYYRHLESIMSPDLIVVGGAAAHEFARFSGFLHLDTEIIAASRGNDAGLVGAALLAHRAGVAPD